Proteins co-encoded in one Montipora capricornis isolate CH-2021 chromosome 12, ASM3666992v2, whole genome shotgun sequence genomic window:
- the LOC138027923 gene encoding tubulin alpha-1 chain-like: protein MRECISVHVGQAGVQIGNACWELYCLEHGIQPDGQMPSDKTIGGGDDSFNTFFSETGAGKHVPRAVFVDLEPTVVDEVRTGTYRQLFHPEQLMTGKEDAANNYARGHYTVGKEMIDIVLDRIRKLADQCTGLQGFLIFHSFGGGTGSGFTSLLMERLSVDYGKKSKLEFAIYPAPQIATAVVEPYNSILTTHTTLEHSDCAFMVDNEAIYDICRRNLDIERPTYTNLNRLIGQIVSSITASLRFDGALNVDLTEFQTNLVPYPRIHFPLATYAPVISAEKAYHEQLTVAEITNACFEPSNQMVKCDPRHGKYMACCLLFRGDVVPKDVNAAIATIKTKRTIQFVDWCPTGFKVGINYQPPTVVPGGDLAKVQRAVCMLSNTTAIAEAWARLDHKFDLMYAKRAFVHWYVGEGMEEGEFSEAREDLAALEKDYEEVGVDSVDAEGEEEGDDEY, encoded by the exons ATG CGTGAATGTATCTCCGTCCATGTTGGCCAAGCAGGAGTTCAGATTGGAAACGCTTGTTGGGAGTTGTACTGTTTGGAACATGGAATTCAACCTGATGGCCAGATGCCGAGCGACAAGACCATCGGCGGTGGAGATGATTCGTTCAACACGTTTTTCAGCGAAACTGGAGCGGGAAAACATGTGCCTCGCGCCGTGTTCGTTGACCTAGAACCAACCGTCGTTG ATGAGGTCCGTACTGGTACATACAGACAGCTGTTCCACCCAGAACAGTTGATGACTGGTAAAGAAGATGCTGCTAACAACTATGCTCGAGGGCATTACACAGTAGGAAAGGAAATGATTGACATAGTCCTTGACAGGATCCGAAAGTTG GCTGACCAGTGCACCGGCCTTCAAGGATTTCTCATCTTCCATTCTTTTGGTGGTGGAACTGGCTCTGGTTTTACATCCCTGCTTATGGAACGTCTGTCTGTTGACTACGGCAAGAAATCCAAATTGGAGTTCGCTATCTACCCAGCACCTCAGATTGCTACAGCTGTAGTAGAACCATACAACTCCATTCTGACCACTCACACCACCTTGGAACACTCTGACTGCGCCTTCATGGTCGACAATGAAGCCATCTATGACATTTGCCGTCGTAACTTGGACATTGAGAGGCCAACTTACACCAACTTGAACCGCCTGATTGGTCAGATTGTGTCATCCATCACTGCTTCACTGCGGTTTGACGGTGCACTTAACGTTGACTTAACTGAGTTTCag ACCAACTTGGTGCCCTACCCCCGTATTCACTTTCCATTGGCCACTTATGCTCCTGTCATCTCTGCTGAGAAGGCCTACCATGAGCAGCTCACAGTTGCTGAAATAACCAATGCTTGTTTTGAGCCATCCAATCAGATGGTGAAATGTGACCCTCGTCATGGCAAATACATGGCTTGCTGTCTGCTGTTCCGTGGTGATGTGGTACCAAAGGATGTGAATGCTGCTATTGCCACAATCAAGACCAAAAGAACCATTCAGTTTGTGGACTGGTGCCCAACTGGCTTCAAG GTTGGAATTAACTACCAGCCCCCAACAGTTGTCCCCGGTGGAGACTTGGCCAAGGTTCAACGTGCTGTGTGTATGTTGAGTAACACAACAGCTATCGCAGAGGCCTGGGCACGTTTGGATCACAAGTTTGATCTAATGTACGCCAAGCGTGCGTTTGTCCACTGGTACGTGGGTGAGGGTATGGAAGAAGGAGAGTTCTCTGAAGCTCGTGAAGATTTGGCTGCACTGGAGAAGGATTATGAAGAAGTTGGCGTTGATTCTGTTGATGCTGAAGGAGAGGAGGAAGGAGACGACGAGTACTAG